One Tachysurus fulvidraco isolate hzauxx_2018 chromosome 2, HZAU_PFXX_2.0, whole genome shotgun sequence DNA segment encodes these proteins:
- the LOC113652488 gene encoding 5-hydroxytryptamine receptor 3A-like has protein sequence MCRPGHSGPTHESLQEVFERKPFRPAVNLSNPTITNISFTLYAVLGVNEKTQILTTFLWLRLYWFHEFLIWEPEECDGISKISLPVSNLWSPDVIVYEFVDDDVSQACPYVYVNHTGHIRYDRMLRLVTACNLQIFSFPFDVQNCTFTFGSYMHTIRDVRVKSALPFEQMSKNSQRYLEASGEWDLVAILGEEGILKFGIDEWDIITFWVVIKRRPILYVVNLLIPSSFLMIIDILSFYLPPHSVDRASFKMTLILGYTVFLLIMNDLLPSTANGTPIIGIYFSVCLAMMVISLLETVIITNVLHHNSMKYHPVPQWVRLVVLKYIARFICYSDPDITHTQRKILDQGDIWSTQRTQIDIPQLSHANAGMSSQSVPELVEISECVRAIRAHLTMLQREEALQDEWCHVGYVLDFLLFRVYLMLITCYAFVIIFMWCIWMYQ, from the exons ATGTGTAGGCCGGGTCACAGTGGACCAACTCATGAGTCTCTACAGGAAGTATTCGAGAGGAAGCCGTTCAGACCTGCTGTAAATCTGAGTAATCCCACCATTACCAATATCTCCTTCACACTCTATGCTGTGCTCGGAGTG aaCGAGAAAACTCAGATCCTCACCACATTCCTCTGGCTGCGGTTG TACTGGTTCCATGAATTCCTGATCTGGGAACCTGAGGAGTGTGATGGGATCAGTAAGATCTCACTTCCAGTAAGCAACCTCTGGTCACCTGATGTCATCGTCTATGAGTT tGTGGATGATGATGTGTCTCAGGCTTGTCCATATGTTTATGTTAACCACACGGGTCACATTCGTTATGACCGTATGCTGAGACTCGTCACAGCGTGTAACCTGCAGATCTTCAGTTTCCCATTTGACGTTCAGAATTGCACCTTTACCTTTGGCTCCTACATGCACACAA ttcGAGATGTGAGAGTGAAATCTGCTCTCCCATTTGAGCAGATGTCGAAGAACTCACAGCGTTATCTGGAGGCCAGTGGAGAGTGGGATCTGGTGGCGATTTTGGGAGAAGAAGGAATTCTCAAGTTCGGTATTGACGAGTGGGACATCATCACCTTCTGG gtggtgaTAAAGCGTCGGCCAATCCTGTACGTGGTGAATTTGCTCATCCCGAGCTCCTTCCTCATGATCATTGATATCCTGTCCTTCTATTTGCCGCCTCACAGTGTTGATCGTGCCTCATTTAAGATGACGCTGATCCTCGGTTACACTGTTTTCCTGCTCATCATGAATGACCTGCTGCCAAGCACAGCCAATGGCACACCAATCATCG GTATTTACTTCTCTGTCTGTTTGGCTATGATGGTCATAAGTCTGCTGGAGACCGTCATCATCACCAACGTTCTCCATCACAACTCCATGAAATACCATCCGGTTCCACAGTGGGTCAGATTAGTCGTGCTGAAATACATCGCTCGCTTCATCTGTTACAGTGAtccagacatcacacacacacagaggaaaataCTGGACCAAGGAGACATCTGGAGCACACAACGCACGCAGATCGACATACCACAACTCTCACATGCTAATG CAGGTATGTCCTCCCAGTCTGTCCCCGAGCTGGTGGAGAtcagcgagtgtgtgcgtgcgattCGTGCTCACCTCACCATGTTGCAACGAGAAGAAGCTCTGCAGGATGAGTGGTGTCACGTCGGCTACGTCCTCGACTTCCTGCTATTCCGTGTCTACCTAATGCTCATCACCTGCTATGCCTTTGTCATCATCTTCATGTGGTGCATCTGGATGTACCAGTGA